TAAACCCGAAACTTACTGCTGACAACATTGGGAAAACCCCAGCAACGGCTTATGATGCCACACACGGTTTTTCCGACCAGTATATTGTTGAGATAGATGTCTTCAATAGTGTTGCTGCAGAAGCCGGATTATTCCCGGACCCTGCCATATTCAGGAGGTTCCCGGATGCGGATATAGCAACGGTAAGCATCAATCTATTGAAAGGAAATTGATCTTTATATAATAAAAAGAAATGTCTCAAAAATATTTGTCATTCTGACGAAGGAAGAATCTCATATCTATAAAAACCTGAGATTCTTCACTTCATTACATTTCGTTCAGAATGACACTTTTGAGACAGTTTTATATATCATAATTCCTTCATAATTTCAGACAGTATCCTATACGATTTTACCCTGTCCTGATGGTTATGCATATTGCTTACTACCATCACTTCATCTACGCCTGTATCGTCCAGGAATTTTTTCAGCTGTTTGGCTACCGCTTCTTTCCTGCCGACAAACGAATATTTCAGCATTTCGCGAACCGCCGGGTTATGCTGTATCATCATCAGTTCATCGGTCATTTCCATGGGTGGCTGCAACGGCTGTCGTTTTCCTGTCAGTATCCCCAGGAACATCCGGATTACTGAGGTGAAATTCCTCTCTGCCTCGTCATCGGTATCGGCTGCAATAACATTGATACCAGCAATAGTATAAGGTTTATCAAGGTATTGGGAAGGCTGGAATTCCCTGCGATAAATGTCCAATGCCTCGAGCAGCAGCCCTGTAGCAAAGTGGCTGGCAAAAGCATACGGAAGCCCCATTTTTGCGGCAAGATGGGCACTGTCCAGGCTTGAGCCAAGGATGTATATTGGCACGTTAATGCCCTCAGCAACTACCGCCCGCACCTGCTCCCATTCATTTTCTTCCGAAAAATACGTTTGTATCTGCTGTATCTCCCCGGGAAAATTGTTCACTGCCTGCATCCTGTCACTGCGTATGGCATGTGCCGTAATCTGGTCGGTTCCCGGCGCCCTTCCCAATCCCAGGTCGATGCGGTTGGGGTACAGCCTGCCCAGCGTGCCGAATTGC
Above is a genomic segment from Flavobacterium album containing:
- a CDS encoding LLM class flavin-dependent oxidoreductase, which codes for METTKKKIAYSVLELAIVSEGVTIEQTLKNSAELAQKAEEMGYTRFWLAEHHNMVHVASVATSVLIGNIAGHTTKIKVGSGGIMLPNHSPLIVAEQFGTLGRLYPNRIDLGLGRAPGTDQITAHAIRSDRMQAVNNFPGEIQQIQTYFSEENEWEQVRAVVAEGINVPIYILGSSLDSAHLAAKMGLPYAFASHFATGLLLEALDIYRREFQPSQYLDKPYTIAGINVIAADTDDEAERNFTSVIRMFLGILTGKRQPLQPPMEMTDELMMIQHNPAVREMLKYSFVGRKEAVAKQLKKFLDDTGVDEVMVVSNMHNHQDRVKSYRILSEIMKEL